One Candidatus Mikella endobia genomic window carries:
- the rsmI gene encoding 16S rRNA (cytidine(1402)-2'-O)-methyltransferase yields the protein MNQYQKINISTSTLYIVPTPIGNWGDITYRSLSVLQGVDLIAAENPYHTGLLLQHFAINAKLFTFHNYNEQQQTPILLEHLKNGKSIALVSDAGTPLINDSGYHLVRLCHEYRIRIVPLPGACAAITAISASGLPSNRFCYEGFIPTKRKARLDFLQSLAQESRTMIFYESTHRLLESLIDMVIAWGPLRYIVLARELTKKWETIYGSPVSKLISWINEDPMRCRGEISIIVKGYQEQENVLSTKYLRTLWMLLEELPLTKAVSMVAKIHGVKKNIMYRYALDWKKKRKVF from the coding sequence ATGAATCAATACCAGAAAATAAATATCTCTACATCAACGCTATATATAGTACCTACTCCAATTGGTAATTGGGGAGATATAACTTATCGATCTTTGTCTGTACTGCAAGGTGTTGATCTTATTGCAGCTGAAAATCCCTATCATACTGGTCTATTATTACAACATTTTGCTATAAATGCTAAATTATTTACATTTCATAATTATAATGAACAACAACAAACCCCCATTTTATTAGAGCATCTAAAAAATGGAAAAAGTATAGCGTTAGTTTCAGATGCTGGTACTCCACTTATTAATGATTCTGGATATCATCTTGTGCGTCTTTGCCATGAGTATCGTATCCGCATAGTGCCATTACCAGGTGCTTGTGCAGCTATTACTGCGATATCAGCTTCTGGACTACCATCTAATCGTTTTTGTTATGAAGGTTTTATTCCTACAAAACGTAAAGCACGCCTTGATTTTTTACAATCGCTAGCTCAAGAATCACGTACAATGATTTTTTATGAATCTACACATAGACTACTAGAAAGTTTGATAGATATGGTTATAGCTTGGGGTCCTTTGCGCTATATTGTTCTCGCAAGAGAATTAACTAAAAAATGGGAAACAATTTATGGATCACCTGTTAGTAAACTTATAAGTTGGATAAATGAGGACCCAATGCGCTGTCGAGGAGAAATATCTATTATAGTCAAAGGTTATCAAGAACAAGAAAATGTGTTATCTACAAAATATTTACGTACATTATGGATGTTACTGGAAGAATTACCTCTAACAAAAGCAGTATCGATGGTAGCTAAAATACACGGTGTAAAAAAAAATATAATGTATCGTTATGCTCTTGATTGGAAAAAAAAACGTAAAGTTTTTTAA
- the trmD gene encoding tRNA (guanosine(37)-N1)-methyltransferase TrmD translates to MWIGIISLFPEMFRVITDYGVTGRAVRNGLLNVQCWNPRDFTTNKYHSVDDRPYGGGPGMLMMVQPLRDAIQKAKIHAGEKVKVIYLSPTGRKLDNLGVNELATNTKLILVCGRYEGIDERLIATEIDEEWSIGDYVLSGGELAAMVLIDSISRFIPGILGHDSSVKEDSFAKGLLDCPHYTRPKVLDGMAVPSVLLSGNHKEIRRWRLKQTLGQTWIKRPEILEKIILTEEQSKLLIEFKQEYR, encoded by the coding sequence ATTTGGATTGGTATTATAAGCTTATTTCCTGAAATGTTTCGAGTGATAACTGATTATGGAGTTACTGGAAGAGCAGTAAGAAATGGTTTATTGAATGTGCAATGTTGGAATCCCCGTGATTTTACTACTAATAAGTATCATTCTGTAGATGATCGTCCTTATGGCGGGGGACCTGGTATGTTAATGATGGTGCAGCCATTACGAGATGCAATTCAGAAAGCAAAAATTCATGCAGGTGAAAAAGTAAAAGTTATTTATTTATCTCCTACGGGTCGTAAACTAGATAACTTAGGTGTAAATGAACTAGCTACTAATACGAAACTAATTCTAGTATGTGGTCGTTATGAAGGTATTGATGAGCGTTTAATTGCTACTGAAATTGATGAAGAATGGTCAATAGGTGATTATGTGCTCAGCGGTGGTGAATTAGCAGCAATGGTATTAATTGATTCAATTTCCCGTTTTATTCCCGGTATACTAGGACATGATTCTTCTGTAAAAGAGGACTCTTTTGCTAAAGGTTTATTAGATTGTCCGCATTATACTCGTCCTAAAGTATTAGATGGTATGGCAGTTCCGTCTGTTTTGCTGTCAGGAAATCATAAAGAAATTCGTCGATGGCGCTTAAAACAAACTTTAGGACAAACTTGGATTAAAAGACCGGAAATTTTAGAAAAAATAATTCTAACTGAAGAACAATCAAAATTGTTGATAGAATTTAAGCAAGAATATCGATAG
- the rpsP gene encoding 30S ribosomal protein S16 has translation MVTIRLARGGAKKRPFYHIVVTDNRNARDGYFIERIGFFNPIATGKAVSLGFDLDRIKHWISNGAIISKRVSMLINNAK, from the coding sequence ATGGTAACTATTCGTTTAGCACGTGGTGGCGCTAAAAAACGCCCATTTTATCATATAGTAGTAACAGATAATCGTAATGCTCGTGACGGTTATTTTATTGAACGTATCGGTTTTTTTAATCCAATAGCTACTGGTAAAGCTGTTAGTTTAGGTTTTGATTTAGATCGTATTAAACATTGGATTAGTAATGGTGCAATAATTTCTAAAAGAGTATCAATGTTAATTAATAATGCAAAATAA
- the dnaX gene encoding DNA polymerase III subunit gamma/tau, translating to MNNYQVLARKWRPQIFADVVGQKHILIALANSLLLGRIHHAYLLSGMRGVGKTTIARLLAKGLNCKIGITDMPCGQCQNCREIAQSCFVDLIEIDAASRTKVEDTRELIDNIQYVPTVGRFKVYLIDEVHMLSRYSFNALLKTLEEPPDHVKFLLATTDPQKLPATIISRCLQFHLKAIDIEQIRSYLSIILQKENIVFEQQALNLLARAAAGSMRDALSLTDQAISIGKGKISTHTVHLMLGTLNTDQSLNILESLANADGNTMLKQLALYANNGINWENLLVNMLDLLHRIAIGQLLPDQLKYEENQDITLRLQKLAHRLSPDDLQLYYQTLLIGRKELPFAPTPRIGVEITLLRALAFYPNTVPPTVIPASAEKKTSKFSAVVENNLSLERNNVTTYGFNPYKKPLKKTNTNINFYSNQNNIPKRINKSVDYDKLLTNKSLLSDTMRCSARVSQQLKKLAIIQIYFAPKEYQYFYRLSTGEKQIKENFIQIYASATNSILVANNFLPNDTTRILNARKALLRYQKFQQNKKDQLIISQQNKFANSALERLAKINRYKTDKNKKYK from the coding sequence ATGAACAACTATCAAGTACTTGCCCGTAAGTGGCGTCCACAAATTTTTGCTGATGTAGTAGGTCAAAAACATATTTTGATTGCTTTAGCAAACAGTCTTTTATTAGGAAGAATCCATCATGCATATTTATTATCTGGTATGCGCGGTGTTGGAAAAACCACTATTGCTCGTCTGCTAGCAAAAGGACTCAATTGTAAAATTGGAATTACAGATATGCCATGTGGTCAGTGTCAAAATTGCCGCGAAATTGCGCAATCTTGTTTCGTTGATCTAATTGAAATTGATGCTGCTTCACGTACTAAAGTTGAAGATACCCGTGAACTTATAGATAATATACAATACGTTCCAACAGTAGGTCGCTTTAAAGTATATTTAATAGATGAAGTACATATGTTGTCTCGTTATAGTTTTAACGCTCTGTTGAAAACACTAGAAGAACCTCCAGATCATGTAAAATTTTTACTAGCTACAACTGATCCTCAGAAATTGCCAGCAACTATTATTTCTAGATGTTTACAATTTCATCTCAAAGCAATCGATATAGAGCAAATACGAAGTTATTTATCAATAATTTTACAAAAAGAGAATATTGTTTTTGAGCAGCAAGCGCTCAATTTATTAGCTCGAGCCGCTGCAGGCAGCATGCGTGATGCTCTTAGTTTAACTGATCAAGCTATATCAATAGGAAAAGGAAAAATAAGTACCCATACGGTACATCTGATGTTAGGTACATTAAATACCGATCAATCTTTAAATATTCTTGAGTCATTGGCCAACGCTGATGGAAATACTATGTTGAAACAACTAGCATTATACGCCAACAACGGTATCAATTGGGAAAATTTACTAGTTAATATGCTTGATTTATTACATCGTATCGCCATAGGGCAACTATTGCCAGATCAGTTAAAATATGAAGAAAATCAAGATATAACACTCCGGTTACAGAAATTAGCTCATCGTCTTTCTCCAGATGATTTACAGTTATATTATCAAACTTTACTTATTGGAAGAAAAGAACTTCCTTTTGCTCCAACTCCTCGAATAGGAGTTGAAATAACCTTGCTACGTGCACTAGCGTTTTATCCTAATACGGTGCCCCCAACAGTTATACCAGCCAGTGCAGAAAAAAAAACATCTAAATTTAGCGCTGTTGTTGAAAACAATCTTTCTCTTGAGAGAAATAATGTAACAACATATGGATTCAATCCATATAAAAAACCATTAAAAAAAACAAATACTAACATTAACTTTTATTCTAATCAGAACAATATACCCAAAAGAATTAATAAATCTGTCGATTACGACAAGCTATTAACTAATAAGAGTTTACTTTCAGATACTATGAGATGTAGTGCTAGAGTTTCTCAACAACTAAAAAAGTTGGCAATTATACAAATATATTTTGCGCCTAAAGAATATCAATATTTTTATCGACTATCTACTGGGGAAAAACAAATAAAGGAAAATTTTATACAGATATATGCTTCCGCTACTAATAGTATCTTGGTAGCCAATAATTTTTTACCAAATGATACAACACGTATTTTAAATGCTAGAAAAGCTTTACTTAGATATCAAAAATTTCAACAAAATAAAAAAGATCAATTGATAATATCACAACAGAATAAATTTGCTAACAGTGCACTAGAAAGATTAGCTAAAATTAATAGATACAAAACGGATAAAAATAAAAAATACAAATAG
- a CDS encoding valine--tRNA ligase: protein MDKIYNPKDIEQHVYAQWEQNGYFKPQGNILQNSYCIMMPPPNVTGRLHLGHAFQHVIMDTLIRYQRMQGKNTLWQVGTDHAGIATQMLVEKKISDEEGKTCHDYGRDAFNKKILQWKEQYSSTITYQMRRLGNSVDWERERFTMDDGISNAVKEVFVCMYQEGLIYRGKRLVNWDPKLHTAISDLEVENRELKGKIWHLRYPLADNVCTKEGLNYIVVATTRPETLFGDTSIAVNPKDPRYQNLIGKFVIIPLIDRRIQIIGDEYVDLKKGTGCVKITPAHDFHDYEVGKRHALPMINILTYDGNLHQEAQVFDTTGKTSKFISVKIPAAFRGLERFAARKAIVTELDRRGFIYEVKDHNLTVPYSNRGGVIIEPMLTDQWYVRTAPLAKVAIKAVAQGDIQFIPKQYENMYFSWMRDIKDWCISRQLWWGHRIPAWYDIEGKVYVGRNETEVRHRHRLGNNMILYQDEDVLDTWFSSGLWTFSTLGWPENTESLRIFHPTSLVVSGFDIIFFWIARMIMLTMHFIKDKNDRPQVPFKTVYITGLIRDEEGQKMSKSKGNIIDPLDMIDGISLEDLLKKRTGNLMNPKLADKISNLTKKQFPNGIKPHGTDALRLTLMALASTGRDINWDMNRLKGYCHFCNKLWNASRFVLINTEDQDCGFYGGYKTLSLADRWILIKLNQTIKLFRDALNNYRFDLASSILYEFTWNQFCGWYLELTKPIINGGSDAELRGTRHTLVKVLETMLRLAHPIIPFITETIWQRVKLITGEEGPTIMLQPFPSYDTKLVDDDVIADIEWIKKTIFVVRNIRKNMNIAPSKPLSVLFRKASSAVVQRVQNNLSLIINLAKLDSITILPVNDKGPISVIQIIEGAELLIPMTGIINKTKELERLKKETKSIEIEIETLITKLNNKNFINYAPEKLVVQKREKLKKYQKDKLKLLEQQMLITNNSSC, encoded by the coding sequence ATGGATAAAATATACAATCCTAAAGATATTGAACAACATGTATATGCTCAGTGGGAGCAAAATGGTTATTTTAAACCTCAAGGAAATATACTTCAGAATAGTTACTGCATCATGATGCCACCACCAAATGTTACTGGCAGATTACATCTAGGACATGCTTTCCAACATGTAATTATGGATACTTTAATTCGTTATCAACGTATGCAGGGAAAAAATACTTTATGGCAAGTTGGTACTGATCATGCTGGCATTGCCACACAGATGTTAGTAGAAAAAAAAATTTCTGATGAAGAAGGTAAAACTTGTCATGATTACGGCCGCGATGCTTTTAATAAAAAAATTTTGCAGTGGAAAGAACAATACAGCAGCACTATTACATATCAAATGCGTCGTTTAGGAAATTCAGTAGATTGGGAACGCGAGCGTTTTACTATGGATGATGGAATATCTAATGCAGTAAAAGAAGTGTTCGTTTGTATGTATCAAGAAGGTTTAATTTATCGTGGTAAACGTCTCGTAAATTGGGATCCCAAATTACACACGGCTATTTCTGATTTAGAAGTAGAAAATCGTGAATTAAAAGGTAAAATATGGCATTTACGCTATCCATTAGCTGATAACGTATGTACTAAAGAGGGTTTAAATTATATTGTAGTAGCAACTACAAGACCAGAAACTCTTTTTGGTGATACTAGTATAGCTGTCAATCCCAAAGATCCTCGCTATCAAAATTTAATAGGTAAATTCGTTATTATTCCGCTTATTGACAGAAGAATTCAAATTATAGGCGATGAATATGTAGATCTTAAAAAAGGTACAGGATGTGTAAAAATTACTCCAGCGCATGATTTTCATGACTATGAAGTTGGTAAGCGTCATGCTTTACCTATGATTAATATTTTAACTTATGATGGAAATCTTCATCAAGAAGCTCAAGTATTCGATACAACAGGAAAAACTAGCAAATTTATTTCAGTAAAAATTCCAGCAGCCTTTAGAGGTCTAGAACGTTTTGCTGCACGTAAAGCAATAGTAACAGAATTAGACCGTCGGGGATTTATCTACGAAGTTAAAGATCATAATCTTACAGTACCTTATAGTAATCGTGGCGGTGTAATTATTGAGCCTATGTTAACTGATCAATGGTATGTACGCACAGCGCCATTAGCAAAAGTAGCGATAAAAGCAGTGGCACAGGGTGATATTCAGTTTATACCCAAGCAATATGAAAATATGTATTTTAGTTGGATGCGTGATATTAAGGATTGGTGTATTTCTCGTCAATTATGGTGGGGACATCGTATTCCTGCTTGGTACGACATTGAAGGTAAAGTTTATGTAGGTAGAAACGAAACAGAAGTGCGTCACAGGCATAGATTAGGAAATAACATGATCCTATATCAGGATGAAGATGTACTAGATACTTGGTTTTCTTCAGGATTATGGACCTTTTCTACTTTAGGATGGCCAGAAAATACAGAATCTTTAAGGATATTCCATCCTACTAGTTTGGTTGTTAGTGGTTTTGATATCATATTTTTCTGGATAGCACGTATGATTATGCTCACTATGCATTTTATTAAAGATAAAAATGATAGACCTCAAGTTCCATTTAAGACTGTTTATATTACTGGTTTAATACGAGATGAAGAAGGACAGAAGATGTCTAAATCTAAAGGTAATATTATTGATCCTTTAGATATGATAGATGGAATTTCTTTAGAAGATTTATTGAAAAAACGTACTGGAAATCTAATGAATCCTAAATTAGCAGATAAGATCAGTAATCTCACTAAAAAACAGTTTCCGAATGGAATAAAGCCGCACGGTACCGATGCGCTACGTTTAACTCTTATGGCTTTAGCATCTACTGGACGTGATATTAACTGGGATATGAATCGTTTAAAAGGTTATTGTCATTTTTGCAATAAATTATGGAATGCTAGCCGTTTTGTTTTGATAAATACTGAAGATCAAGATTGTGGTTTTTATGGAGGTTATAAAACTCTTTCTCTAGCTGATCGTTGGATTTTAATAAAATTAAATCAGACGATTAAGTTATTCCGTGATGCTTTAAATAATTATCGTTTTGATTTAGCGTCTAGTATTTTATATGAATTTACTTGGAACCAGTTCTGCGGATGGTATTTAGAACTAACGAAGCCAATTATAAACGGTGGTAGTGATGCTGAATTACGCGGTACTCGTCATACCTTAGTTAAGGTACTAGAAACTATGCTTCGGTTAGCGCACCCAATTATTCCTTTTATTACTGAAACTATCTGGCAGAGAGTAAAACTGATAACAGGAGAAGAGGGACCAACTATTATGCTACAACCTTTTCCATCTTATGATACTAAACTGGTTGATGATGATGTCATTGCTGATATAGAGTGGATAAAAAAAACTATTTTTGTGGTACGCAATATTCGTAAGAATATGAATATTGCACCAAGTAAGCCATTATCAGTACTGTTTCGAAAAGCTTCTTCAGCAGTAGTACAAAGAGTACAGAATAACTTAAGCTTGATAATCAATTTAGCTAAACTTGACAGTATTACTATATTACCAGTTAACGATAAAGGACCTATTTCTGTAATACAAATTATAGAAGGTGCGGAACTATTAATTCCTATGACAGGTATAATTAATAAAACAAAAGAATTAGAACGTTTAAAGAAAGAAACAAAGAGTATTGAAATAGAAATTGAGACTCTTATTACTAAATTAAATAATAAAAATTTTATTAATTACGCTCCTGAAAAATTAGTAGTACAAAAACGCGAAAAGCTAAAAAAATATCAAAAAGATAAGCTAAAATTATTAGAACAGCAGATGCTGATAACTAATAATAGCAGCTGTTAG
- the rplS gene encoding 50S ribosomal protein L19: MNNILKQIEQEQMKQDIPTFRSGDSVEVKVWVVEGNKKRLQAFEGIVIAIRNRGLHSAFTVRKFSHGSVIERVFQTHSLIIDSITVKRYGAVRKAKLYYLRKRIGKAARIKERLN, translated from the coding sequence ATGAATAATATTCTTAAGCAAATAGAACAAGAACAGATGAAACAGGACATCCCTACTTTTCGTTCCGGTGATTCAGTAGAAGTAAAAGTATGGGTTGTGGAAGGAAATAAAAAACGTCTGCAGGCATTTGAGGGTATCGTTATTGCTATTCGTAACCGAGGTCTTCATTCTGCATTTACTGTTCGTAAATTTTCCCATGGATCAGTAATTGAACGTGTATTTCAAACACACTCTTTAATTATTGATAGCATCACAGTAAAACGTTATGGTGCAGTTCGTAAAGCTAAACTATACTATCTTCGTAAGCGAATCGGTAAAGCTGCACGTATTAAAGAACGTTTAAACTAG
- the cysS gene encoding cysteine--tRNA ligase: MLKIFNTLTRQKEKFKPITSGKVGIYVCGITVYDLCHIGHGRTFVTFDVVTRYLRYRGFNVNYIRNITDIEDKIIKRANENGENFQQLTERMILEMHRDLDRLNILRPDNEPRATHYIDAIIEMISQLIEKKHAYIASNGDIMFIVNSYKNYSLLSQQNIEQLQVFSGRKVNKAKQNPMDFVLWKMSKSGEPSWSSPWGYGRPGWHIECSAMNRKQLGHHFDIHGGGSDLIFPHHENEIAQSNCIHNGPYVNIWMHSGMVMVNGNKMSKSMGNFFTVRDILQSYDAETIRYFLMSGHYRSQLNYSKENIKQARAAIERLYIALRGTDITPATPRNKNFIDQFNAAMDDDFNTPEAYAVLFNIAREINCLKIQNPKAVPGMAATLRYLAGILGFLQQDPGTFLQQSTAMEKNKTHENIKNENMKIAALIKQRNKARNCKQWVLADQVRDKLNRLGIVLEDNHKGTIWRRS, from the coding sequence ATGCTGAAAATTTTTAATACACTTACACGCCAAAAAGAAAAATTTAAACCTATAACTTCTGGTAAAGTGGGTATATATGTTTGTGGAATTACTGTATATGATTTATGCCATATTGGACATGGGCGTACTTTTGTAACATTTGACGTTGTTACTCGCTATCTACGTTATCGAGGTTTTAATGTAAATTATATACGTAATATTACAGATATTGAAGATAAAATTATAAAACGTGCTAATGAAAACGGGGAAAATTTTCAACAACTTACAGAACGTATGATTTTAGAGATGCATAGAGATTTAGATAGACTTAATATCTTACGTCCAGATAATGAGCCCCGAGCAACACACTATATAGATGCAATTATTGAGATGATTAGCCAGCTTATCGAGAAAAAACATGCCTATATTGCCTCTAATGGAGATATTATGTTTATTGTAAATAGCTATAAGAATTATAGTTTACTTTCACAACAAAATATAGAGCAACTTCAAGTTTTTTCTGGAAGAAAAGTTAATAAAGCCAAACAAAATCCCATGGATTTTGTTTTGTGGAAAATGTCGAAATCTGGGGAACCTAGTTGGTCATCTCCATGGGGATATGGTAGACCTGGTTGGCATATTGAATGTTCAGCTATGAATAGAAAACAACTGGGTCATCATTTTGATATTCATGGTGGTGGTTCTGATTTAATTTTTCCGCATCATGAAAATGAAATTGCACAGTCAAATTGTATCCACAATGGTCCTTACGTTAATATATGGATGCATTCCGGTATGGTAATGGTTAATGGTAATAAAATGTCCAAATCAATGGGAAACTTTTTTACTGTACGTGATATTTTGCAATCTTATGATGCGGAAACTATACGTTATTTTTTAATGTCTGGTCATTATCGTAGTCAACTAAATTACAGCAAAGAAAATATTAAACAGGCACGAGCAGCAATAGAACGTCTATATATTGCTTTACGTGGTACTGATATAACACCGGCTACTCCTAGGAATAAAAACTTTATAGATCAATTCAATGCTGCCATGGATGACGATTTTAATACCCCAGAAGCCTATGCTGTTTTATTCAATATAGCAAGAGAAATTAATTGCTTAAAAATTCAAAATCCAAAGGCAGTACCAGGTATGGCAGCTACTTTACGATATTTAGCGGGTATTTTAGGTTTCTTACAACAAGATCCAGGTACTTTTTTACAGCAAAGTACAGCTATGGAAAAAAATAAAACACATGAGAACATTAAAAATGAAAATATGAAAATTGCAGCATTAATTAAGCAACGTAATAAAGCACGCAATTGCAAACAGTGGGTACTTGCAGATCAAGTAAGAGATAAATTAAATAGATTAGGTATTGTTTTAGAAGATAACCATAAAGGTACTATTTGGCGTCGTAGCTAA
- the rimM gene encoding ribosome maturation factor RimM (Essential for efficient processing of 16S rRNA), with protein MLNKLLRNNIAVLVKPIIIGKIKSAYGIRGQLKMVSFTQKPQNIFDYQPWFIKIANNKWQQIQLESWKSYNKNLIIRIINIQNRETAILLTNLEIFIETEQLPNLEKGQYYWKDLLGCQVINVNGYNMGKVVNLIETGSNEVLVVKSNSQDDFCIREILIPFLNIQVIKNVDLMAKCIEVIWDPIF; from the coding sequence ATGTTGAATAAACTACTACGCAATAATATTGCAGTACTAGTGAAACCAATAATTATTGGCAAGATAAAATCTGCGTATGGAATACGTGGTCAATTAAAAATGGTTTCTTTTACTCAAAAACCCCAAAATATTTTCGATTATCAACCATGGTTTATAAAAATTGCCAATAATAAGTGGCAGCAAATTCAATTAGAAAGTTGGAAAAGCTATAATAAAAATCTAATAATCAGGATTATAAATATTCAAAATAGGGAAACAGCGATATTACTAACTAATTTAGAAATTTTTATAGAAACAGAACAATTACCCAATCTAGAAAAAGGACAATATTACTGGAAAGATCTCCTGGGGTGTCAAGTAATTAATGTTAATGGTTATAATATGGGTAAAGTAGTTAATTTAATAGAAACGGGATCAAATGAAGTTTTGGTTGTCAAATCTAATTCCCAAGATGATTTTTGTATTAGAGAAATATTAATTCCGTTTTTAAATATACAAGTCATTAAGAACGTTGATCTGATGGCAAAATGTATTGAAGTTATCTGGGATCCTATCTTTTGA
- the sbcB gene encoding exodeoxyribonuclease I, translated as MMSLIDKYTFLIHDYETFGKHPTFDRPAQFASIRTDSNFKIIEDPNIFFCRPTNDYLPDPEAVLITGITPQQALRNGVNEAEFARHINKLFCVPDTCILGYNNINFDDEISRNLFYRNFYDPYSWSWQQGNSRWDLLNVVRACYALRPNGIEWPFNNEGKPSFRLEHLTSANNIEHINAHNAMDDVYATLALAKLIRQAQPKLFYYLYHHRRKQQLKKLVNVTTMKPLVYVSSCLGASRGNTTWIAPIAWNPYNSNELLVCDLSGDIRILDNLKTHTLDADFYSKNSTVKNNTTTVPLKLVHLNKCPVLVPANTLRSIDADRLGIHRQQCLDNLTWLRLQPKIRKKALALFSEHENFMSSDDVDTQLYNGFFNDTDRASMDIILATAPQNLPALNIDFIDPRIKSLLFRYRARNFSYTLDYDEQIFWLEHRKKIFTQPRLITYIHKLEMLYLENKDDMQKARLLRALFIYLHKNSYY; from the coding sequence ATGATGTCTCTAATAGATAAATATACATTTTTGATCCACGATTATGAAACCTTCGGTAAACATCCTACTTTTGATAGACCAGCACAATTTGCAAGTATTCGTACTGACAGCAATTTTAAAATAATAGAAGATCCCAATATCTTTTTTTGCCGTCCTACTAATGATTATTTACCGGATCCTGAAGCAGTACTCATTACTGGAATTACACCTCAACAAGCATTACGTAATGGTGTTAATGAAGCCGAGTTTGCTAGACATATTAATAAATTATTTTGTGTTCCTGATACTTGTATCTTAGGATATAATAATATTAACTTTGATGATGAAATTAGTCGTAACTTATTTTATCGTAATTTTTACGATCCTTACAGTTGGAGTTGGCAGCAGGGTAATTCTAGATGGGATTTATTAAATGTTGTACGTGCTTGTTATGCTTTACGGCCAAATGGTATTGAATGGCCATTCAATAATGAAGGTAAACCTAGTTTTCGTTTGGAACATCTAACTAGTGCTAATAATATTGAACATATTAATGCTCATAACGCTATGGATGATGTTTATGCTACACTAGCTCTAGCTAAATTAATACGTCAAGCACAGCCAAAATTATTTTACTATTTATACCACCATCGACGTAAGCAACAGTTGAAAAAACTTGTCAATGTTACAACAATGAAACCTCTAGTTTATGTGTCAAGTTGTTTGGGAGCTTCTCGGGGTAATACTACTTGGATAGCACCTATAGCATGGAATCCATATAATTCTAATGAACTTCTTGTGTGTGATCTAAGCGGAGATATACGAATTTTAGATAATTTAAAAACCCATACACTAGATGCTGATTTCTATTCTAAAAATAGTACTGTAAAAAATAATACCACCACGGTGCCATTAAAGCTAGTACATCTCAATAAGTGTCCGGTTTTAGTACCAGCTAATACACTTCGTTCTATAGATGCCGATAGATTAGGTATCCATAGACAGCAGTGTCTAGATAATTTAACTTGGTTGCGCTTGCAGCCAAAAATTAGAAAAAAGGCATTAGCACTATTTTCCGAACATGAAAATTTTATGTCGTCTGATGACGTAGATACGCAGTTATATAACGGATTTTTTAATGATACAGATCGTGCATCAATGGATATCATCCTTGCCACTGCACCCCAAAATTTACCAGCACTTAATATTGATTTTATCGATCCTCGTATAAAATCATTACTTTTTCGTTATCGGGCACGTAATTTTTCTTATACGTTAGATTACGATGAACAAATTTTTTGGTTAGAACACCGCAAAAAAATATTTACACAACCACGTTTAATAACGTACATACATAAATTAGAGATGTTGTATTTAGAAAATAAAGATGATATGCAAAAAGCAAGGCTACTACGTGCACTTTTTATATATTTACATAAAAATAGCTATTATTAA